In Luteitalea sp. TBR-22, one genomic interval encodes:
- a CDS encoding adenylate kinase: MLGPPGAGKGTQASRLARHYGVPKVSTGDILRESAAAGTALGLEAKARIDQGHLVSDEVAIAIVEERLSRQDVAFGFILDGFPRTVGQAEALDGMMAGRSPLTVLHIVVPVEVLVGRLHARRVCGTCGTNADPTKPDLGVCATCGGALVTRADDDEQVVRNRLQIYEDQTAPLVHYYRSRPTFFTIDGNQSPDAVAVAMQGALASAMSVAQGEPR, translated from the coding sequence ATGCTCGGCCCTCCGGGGGCCGGCAAGGGGACCCAGGCCAGCCGGCTCGCCCGCCATTACGGCGTGCCGAAGGTCTCGACGGGCGACATCCTGCGGGAGTCGGCGGCGGCCGGGACGGCGCTCGGACTCGAGGCCAAGGCGCGCATCGATCAGGGCCATCTCGTCAGCGACGAGGTGGCCATTGCCATCGTCGAGGAACGTCTCTCTCGACAAGACGTGGCATTCGGTTTTATCCTTGATGGTTTTCCGCGCACGGTCGGACAGGCCGAAGCGCTGGACGGGATGATGGCGGGGCGGTCGCCGCTCACCGTGCTGCACATCGTGGTGCCGGTGGAAGTGCTGGTCGGCCGGCTGCATGCGCGCCGGGTCTGCGGCACGTGCGGGACCAACGCCGATCCCACCAAGCCGGACCTGGGCGTGTGTGCCACCTGTGGGGGCGCGCTGGTGACCCGGGCCGACGATGACGAGCAGGTGGTGCGCAACCGCCTGCAGATCTACGAGGACCAGACGGCGCCGCTGGTGCACTACTACCGGTCGCGTCCGACGTTCTTCACGATCGACGGCAACCAGTCGCCCGACGCCGTCGCGGTGGCGATGCAGGGGGCGCTCGCGTCGGCGATGAGCGTGGCCCAGGGAGAGCCGCGGTGA
- the secY gene encoding preprotein translocase subunit SecY produces MDSLRNIFAVPELRLRVLFTLGLLGVFRIGHHIPTPGVNTEALALLAEQARNTMFGLYDLFSGGNLSRVTIFALGVMPYISASIILQLLTVVWPTLERISKEGELGRRKITQYTRYGTILLSVIQALSIAIFLERQTNVAGGLPLVYDPGWGFRLMTVLTLTTGSVFVMWLGEQITERGVGNGMSLIIYSGIVVGLPRAVMTTLDQLKTGEIGLLRLALLLLVMVSVVAAIVYVERAHRRVTVHYAKRVVGRRMYGGSSTHIPLKVNTGGVMPVIFASSLLAFPATIAGMFPPESWVQRVAQQLAWGMPLYNLLQVVMIIFFAYFYTAIVFNPDDVAENMRKYGGFVPGIRPGKRTAEYIDLILTRITLVGALYLAAVALLPEFLISGFKVAPIPFIGETLDAALPGWFTNGLGVTFFFGGTSLLIVVGVAMDTVQQLESQLIMRHYDGFMKKTRIRGRRG; encoded by the coding sequence ATGGATAGCTTGAGGAACATCTTCGCCGTCCCGGAGCTCCGGCTCCGGGTGCTGTTCACGCTGGGGTTGCTCGGCGTGTTCCGCATCGGCCACCACATCCCGACGCCCGGTGTGAACACCGAGGCGCTGGCGTTGCTGGCCGAGCAGGCGCGCAACACGATGTTCGGCCTCTACGACCTGTTCTCGGGCGGCAACCTGTCGCGCGTGACGATCTTCGCACTCGGCGTGATGCCGTACATCAGTGCGTCGATCATCCTGCAGCTGCTGACGGTGGTGTGGCCGACCCTCGAGCGGATTTCCAAGGAGGGCGAACTCGGTCGCCGCAAGATCACGCAGTACACCCGCTACGGGACGATCCTGCTGTCGGTGATCCAGGCGCTCAGCATCGCGATCTTCCTCGAGCGCCAGACCAACGTCGCCGGCGGCCTGCCGCTGGTCTACGACCCGGGCTGGGGCTTCCGCCTGATGACCGTTCTCACGCTCACCACCGGGTCGGTGTTCGTGATGTGGCTGGGCGAGCAGATCACCGAGCGCGGCGTCGGCAACGGCATGTCGCTCATCATCTACTCGGGCATCGTCGTCGGGCTGCCGCGCGCGGTGATGACGACGCTCGACCAGCTGAAGACCGGCGAGATCGGCCTGCTGCGGCTTGCGCTGTTGCTCCTGGTGATGGTGTCGGTGGTGGCGGCGATCGTCTACGTGGAGCGCGCGCACCGGCGGGTGACGGTGCACTACGCCAAGCGCGTCGTCGGCCGGCGCATGTACGGCGGCTCGAGCACGCACATCCCGCTGAAGGTGAACACGGGCGGGGTGATGCCGGTGATCTTCGCCTCCTCGCTGCTGGCCTTCCCGGCGACGATCGCCGGGATGTTCCCGCCGGAGAGCTGGGTGCAGCGGGTCGCGCAGCAGCTCGCGTGGGGCATGCCGCTCTACAACCTGCTGCAGGTGGTGATGATCATCTTCTTTGCGTACTTCTACACCGCGATCGTCTTCAACCCCGACGACGTGGCGGAGAACATGCGCAAGTACGGCGGCTTCGTGCCCGGCATCCGTCCGGGCAAGCGGACGGCCGAGTACATCGACCTGATCCTGACGCGCATCACGCTGGTCGGCGCGCTGTACCTGGCGGCGGTCGCGCTGCTGCCGGAGTTCCTGATCAGCGGCTTCAAGGTGGCGCCGATTCCGTTCATCGGCGAGACGCTCGACGCGGCGCTCCCGGGGTGGTTCACCAACGGCCTGGGCGTCACGTTCTTCTTCGGGGGCACCTCGCTGCTGATCGTGGTCGGCGTGGCGATGGACACGGTGCAGCAGCTCGAGTCGCAGCTCATCATGCGCCACTACGACGGGTTCATGAAGAAGACCCGCATTCGCGGACGGAGAGGGTAG
- the rplO gene encoding 50S ribosomal protein L15, protein MDLSDLKPADGATHATKRVGRGQGSGNGKTAGRGHKGAKSRSGFKRKRGFEGGQMPLHRRLPKRGFTNIFRSDYAVINLDQLEKLFEAGTEVTPDVLHGQGLAQGTQKIKVLGRGEITKKLTVRAHKFSGAAAQKIQAAGGSAETL, encoded by the coding sequence ATGGATTTGAGCGATCTCAAGCCGGCAGACGGCGCCACCCACGCCACCAAGCGCGTCGGGCGCGGCCAGGGCTCCGGCAATGGCAAGACGGCCGGCCGCGGCCACAAGGGTGCGAAGTCGCGCTCGGGCTTCAAGCGCAAGCGCGGGTTCGAGGGCGGCCAGATGCCGCTCCACCGGCGGCTGCCCAAGCGTGGTTTCACCAACATCTTCCGCAGCGACTATGCGGTGATCAACCTCGATCAGCTCGAGAAGCTGTTCGAGGCCGGGACCGAGGTCACGCCCGACGTGCTCCACGGACAGGGCCTCGCGCAGGGCACCCAGAAGATCAAGGTGCTCGGCCGCGGTGAGATCACCAAGAAGCTGACGGTCAGGGCGCACAAGTTCAGCGGCGCCGCCGCCCAGAAGATCCAGGCGGCTGGCGGCTCGGCAGAAACCCTGTAA